Sequence from the Rutidosis leptorrhynchoides isolate AG116_Rl617_1_P2 chromosome 3, CSIRO_AGI_Rlap_v1, whole genome shotgun sequence genome:
CTACATATAATAAGTAAGAAGAGTAACTATGGTAAAGAAAATGGTTGGTTAGCAATTAAAAGAATCAACAAGATACTCCACCCAACTGCTGATACTTCATGTAATCACTTATTATCAACTTTTACTTTTGTAGCAAAACTCTTGTGAAACTTTATTATCTATTCATGTGATTGCTTTAATGTTTATCATACCACCAATATAATATTTCAACACCTCAAAATTCCAGTTATTTAATTTACTATTAATCTTCAAAATGAAAGACTTATCTTTCCTTCTCCTCAAAAACTACTTACCTTTCAAGATGAGAAAAGGTTTCAAGAACATATGCACTGGTGACACATCAACCTCCATTCTCAACCAACAAAACTCGTCCGAATCAGTCAACTTTGTGGACCCCACTGAGTACCACCACAACCAGCCCACTTTAGAGGAAATGATCATGCAGCTAGACATGGAAGAGAAAATGGCGGCACGATCAAGCGTTGACCATGTTCAACATCGAATGTCTTGTGTCAATAGTTCTGATATTTTACGTTCTGCAAGAAACGCGCTTAATCAGTACCCTAGATTTTCACTTGACGGTAAAGATTCTATGTATCGTTCTTCATTTCGTAACTTTGATCATGTAAACACTAGTATAAGAAACAGGTCATCAATGGATGTTAGTCGTCGTAGGTGTTTGCCTGCGAAAATTGCAGGGGAAAGAGTAATTTGGTGCAAACCGAGTATTGTAGGTAAGCTAATGGGACTCGAGGCAATGCCTATTCCTGTTAGACTAAAGCACAAAATGAGCGCTTCGGTTTTTAGGAAACAGAATCTGAAAAGAAGTTCAGAAAGATATGAAATGGGAAGGCGAAAAGTTGATAAAGTTGGCTCGTGTTCAAGACCCACCACTGGATATTCTATGATGAAGCCGGTTTCAGTTGAGATAGAAGCCGAAAGCAATGAAGTTGGTTGGCCTGTTCGTCGTTATTTgtaggaatttttttttattaattttgtttCTTTGAACTAGAAAAAAATGAAAATTATTATTGCAGGACTTTGCTAATGACAATCTTTAAATCTGTCATTTAACATGCATTATTAAATTGTATAATTTGATAACTGCGAGTTAGAAGGTAATTAATAACTGCTATCAAAGGCGGATCTATATGGTGGTAGCACAGActaccactgaaatacgcgatgcGGTGGAAAATTTTCGAAGTTTTTATAGTGATACCATTGGATAATGTAATTTTTTGCACCACTGGCTGCTATGTACAATGATTTAATGTATGTTAACGTTAGCCCTTAAGAGTAGTTAGAATAACCCTTGCACTTAAATGTTATTTGTGAAAGATACAAGTTGACTAATTTTATGTGTCTTGTATAACTTTAGGTTTGCAAATGTTGATTTatctttctgtttttaattttaattaatcttTGTTGAGCTTTAAagtttaaattaaataaattattatGCAGTATATGAACTGTATACAAAGTAAATGAATTTTATTAACACTCTATTAATCATATAAGTCCAAAAATGGTGAGGTACTAACCATAATCCTCCCACACAGTTTATCTACACTTTCATATGTCTATCTCATCTCATACAACTTTTACTACTCAATGGATACAAAACCTAAGCTAAAAGGAACatgaattaaattaatatattaattaatattaatatttaatagataATATAAAACAACAAATAAAAAAACACAATTAAAATCTCTGAGGTGAAACTGATGCTTTAAGATTTTGATATTCAATATGGGTTATGGGTCGAGCACGCACCGGAAATTTCGGTGACTTGATTGTTCCATCTGAATCTTTGAACGTCACCAAAGGGGCCGAGAATCCAGCTTTCAGATTCGGTTTCTTTACATAATTGGGAGGGGGCCTTGGTAGCTCATGGAGTTCGCTAATTTTGGGAGACGAAACAAAACTAGCACTTTGAACAGAACTTGAAGATTGGTGAAGATTTGGTGATGTTCCAACAGGACCAGAGAAAGCATATCGTTTGACGTTTTTAGTACCAAATGACGACCATGGATCAGTTGCGTGTTTTATAGGAGATGGTAGTGGAATCGGTTTACTTTTATTGTTCGACTCGTTGAGTGTGTTTAGTCCTGATAATCTGCCTTTTTCGTCGTACTTTTCACGTTCTAAAGGAGACGAATGCCACATATTGGTACTTGAAGTTTGAGTCTGAAACCTTGGAGTTGTTTCGAGCGGTGTTGGGAGAACGTACGTATTCAGCTTTCGTACTGACGACTGTCGCAAATGCTCCAATTTAGGTGCGGAAGAAAGTGGGGCCGATTTACTACCTACGTTTGCTGATATATTATAAGTAGACGAGTTCCATAGAGGTTTCCTCGGCTGCTGCATTTTCAAAATCAAACAATAATAAGGCACAGGGACCATATCAGTAATatgatacaaaccacagggaccatctgCGTAATTGTGGCATTTCACATAATGGCTATTGAGGCTTGATAATAAAATGTTTTACCTTTACTGAATTTATTGGAGCAACTTGCGGAAACGTAAGGTCTGCACTGTTTAGCTGTAGAAAACAAAAACATATAACAGTTTAGGCTGCGGGTTTAGTTAAGTTTCTTCAGTTTTTCATAAATCATTATTATTCTTCTATAGATAATTCGAACGTGTTTTGTGTCACTAGAAAACAACTGAAAATTCAGATAACATATTCAAATGTAAAACATGTGTTAACTAAATCATTATAGCAAAAATAAAAAGCAAAAATTGAGATTTTGGTTTTCTAAATTGAACACATTTTCAGGTTTGTCAGTTATTTAGAAGATTTATGCAGTAACAAAAGTATTAAAATAAGGATTTTGCTAACAACATCCCTAAGGGAGTAACGGTTGTCGTTAACATGCTTTATATTATTTTCCAGTTTGATAACCGCCAATTAGAAAGTAATTGATAAGTGCTACGTACAATGATTTAATGCATGTTTAACGACAGCCCATAGGGTTGTCATTAGCAAAATACTTAAAATAAACACAGTAACAAAAGTATTACCTCAATTGAGTGTTCTGAGCTAGAAACTGGAATCTTTGGATTATTTCTTTGATAGTCAAAACTCAATTCGCCATTTACAAACTCATCGTCACTTTCATCTTCCTCGTCTTCTTCATCAGTAAGAAAAACAGAATCCCTATCATCATCTTCAAGTCCACTAAACTGGTAATCAATATGTTGACTTTTAGCTACTGATTGAACGTGTGGTTCAATCGTTTCCAAAGCATTAAGAGCCTTCCTGAAAAAACACATCTGCGTTTCCAACATTTAACTAATAAGACACATTTCCATATTTAGTTAATCAAAAAAGTgagaaataatattttaaatttttttaaacctGAGCAGCGTGATGGCGAGCAGCTTGTGTTAAAAGACTACGAGATTGACCCCCTTTTAATGACTTCATGCGAAAAACAAATAACGTTGCGTCGTCTTCAAATGCTTCATGAGCTGCTCGTACTTGATTGGAAGAAACGCGATCTCCTTTATTGCTTCCTAACCATTTCCTATCTTTGTGTCTGAGTTTCATTTCGTCATACAACATCCTACAAACACCGTACAACTACTTAATCATACATCCTATTTAAGTTACCATAGTTAAATAAATGCTTAATAAACACATGCGTCTTCAAAATATGTACAAGGTGTGCAACTGAACAGGGCTCAAATTTTGCTTCCAGTGGTGCTAAGAAAGTAGTTTATTTATATAATAGTTTAAGTATAACGAGAACAAATATTTGAAATTAAAACACTTCGTTACGGTTATTGCGTTATTCTGAGAAGAATTTTTTTTTTCCCCCTGTTGAtaacattttagtattattatctatttatatatattatatgcatTGAAAAACTAAACGTTTATAAGGGCACCTTTTTATATCTCGAACATGGACTTCTATGTTCATGGGATGgccctattaataaaattataaaaatattaatagttGCTTACCTCTTGTCGTCACATTGTTTCTTCATATCTTCGACTATACGCAATTCATTAAGAAGGGACTCCGAAGGGACAGTTATTGTCTGAGATATATGTGAGCGCTGAAAAAATATATTCAGAGCAGATTTATCAAAAATTGTCCAAATAGTAGATGAATAAAGAGGCAGGTTAATATGTTCTGTCATAACTTACATAACTATCAACCAACTTCTGGATTTGAAACTGAACCTTTCCTAGCATTAACAAGGCTCTACCTACAAAATGAATGGGTaagaaattaaaatataaaaaattaattaAGATGAAAGCTTGTGGTTTGACATGATATATAAGAACAGGAGTGGGTGAAATATATTATACTTATTAGGATTTTGCTAATATAACAGCCCTTTAGGCTGTCGTTAAGATGTTTTAATGTGTTGTACGAATTGATAAATGCCATTTTAAAAGTAATAAGTAACTGGTGTGTACGATACATAAAAACGTGTTAACGACATCTCTTATTATCTCAAAAAGAAGATAGAAATAATTGAACGGGCCGGGGTAACTCACCGGTGTCTTCGTCGTCGTTAAGGGATGTTTTCTCTAGAAGACAATCGCCCATTTCTCGTAATGATTCGGAGAATTCTGAAACAAGATGATAGTTATGTGATGAGAATTAGACAGTTCAAATATGAAACAATGAAACCATCACTAGATAGCCTAGTGGTTGGGCACTcgagttccttgcaagaggtcttaGGATCGAATCCTGTCTAGGACGAATATCTAGTGGTGCACAGGGGATGGGTTAGAAACAGCCATAGAGTAATTCTGTTGGGCTGCGTACATAAGAGTATGGGTTCGGATTACGGAGCCGAACAAGAAAAACCTTCTACCATTTACCCGATTATGAAACAAGGAGTGAGTACAATAGAAGGCGGAGGGAGGGGGGTGCAAGTGGGGTCGGCCGCCCCCGACGATCCAATATTTTTTAGTGTATTTTTATGTTAAAtttgacctatttttccaatttttTACGTTTTGCCCCCATCGAAAAAAGTTTCTGGATCCGCCAAGAAGACATATACCGTATGCGCTGTTAGTAGTTGCAGCTGCAGAGGAAAGTAAACTGTCATAACAATCTTTCATGTCTAGCAAGTCCTGCACAACACAAACACATACAAATTGGTAACTGAATAAAGTTTTCACCGTTCAGGTATCATTTGATTGTTTTCGATTCTTTTTCTGAAGAACTAATATATGAAAAAAGTACAATTTGGACAAAGAATCTCCAACTTTTATAACCTTAAAACAGACCTAATCCATATGGTTTTTGTTGATTTTATGTTTTCAACATATATTATGATCACCTTTTCAGGTCCATATTTAGTCTTGTATGTTAGGTCTGTTTATCATTTTTCATATTTACATGCATATTTGGGTCTAATTTGAGAAAGAAAATTGAGGATCCTAAGTTTCGTATAGATAGTTTCCAATTAAATTCAGTTAAATAAATTTGAACATCAGTGAGCCTGAAAATAACTACGTAGTATATTtctttataaatcaaatcaaatataaaataagaaacaaaaaaaaaaaaaaaaaacctgggaaGCCTGAGAAAGCTCATCCAATTGATTAACAGgagtattatgatgatgatgaagatttagtcGTGTCATCATGTGTAAACCTCCACGTAGTTTTTTCAAAGGACTCTTCATGATTATGTTCTTCTAAACTTGTTTGAGTTTGAATGAATGACAATAATTGAAAATGTTTGGGTATAAAGAATGAATGGAAAAAAATTGAAAATGCTGTTCAAATGTGGAAAAATGAGGTGTTGTGGAAGAGATGAAAGGCTTGAATGAGAGAAAAATATGATATGATCATGTGTTATTCAaaggtcaaagtcaaaagtcaaaaagGTAACGGATGGAGAGGTGGAATCAAATTTAAGGCGGTGTTTGCTttcttgtttgtttgtttattttcATCAAATTCAAATTGTCAATCCATCCCTTTCTTTCATCATTTCAATGTTAAGGGGCCTACTctaatatataaataatcatataggaGTATCATAGAAGACTAGTGAAAACTGAtagaatcacgagtttgtttaaaaaaaaaacaatttaatGATAGGTATAAAGTGAATGTAAatcctaaagttatttagtttaataaccCGTAGAATCACATAGTTCGACTAAAAAACTCGTCAGCTGaaaatttcatcaaacacctaaaatgcatatttaacaatccacatccaatcataagagataatattggttatcattttattttaaaagtgtaaattaaaatataaatgtagaattggtttcattctgcctaacttttataccttctcgtgctcaattcaaaataattaattaaaataatttaaaattatttaatgttattaattaaaataattattaataagatttaataataataattaattaataagatttaatttaatttaaaattatttagattaatgacatcatccaccatgcttagtttttttctttttctttttgattttttttaacaaagtaattaacctaataatgacatcatcattttagcaatataatagaaactatagatagattgTAAAATTCGCTATTCTTGCCATTTGGAGATTTCTTTGAAAAGAGTAATTGGCTATTTGAAGATTAATCAAAGATCAAGCGAATTTtagttaaatattaaattttaaacattctatatttaaatatatagattTAAATCATAGACATAGACATAAACTTTAAAATAATTGATTAAAATAGTTCATTTTGATTAAAAACTTCAAATATCTAGTTTAATTTAATGTTAAATTATTgaccaattttaacttctaccgacTTTGATTACTCAATTCAATTTAGACCCCTCAATCGATGTTGACCGGTTAATTAAACGTATTTTTAAAAATCGAAACAGACAACTCTTAAAAATGAGTAATTAAAGATTATTCGGGGGAGTAATCAGGTTTTTTACAACATTGGTATCATATACTCCCTCCCACCCTCCCACTACAAATGCCCCTGTTAACTTTTCAAAATCTTTTTTTATcaactatttatattattatttgtgtTAACTACTATTTGATAATACCTATATGAATAAAAACATATTTAGAACTCAATTCATTTACattattttcatcaaatattatgtataacacaaataaaaatatttaaagttaagTTGAGAAAGAAACACATTGAAAATCAACAGCATAACTATAACTATTTATCCGTAGAACCACAGATTTGTTAAAGAAAAAACTTTGAGTGACAATTTATAATTGACAAATGTTATATAGACACTTAACAATTTGTAAAGGGCACCATACTATAGAAGATATAGTGTAAATGGTACCACAGTGACAATCCGCTTATGAAACATAATTGATAATACCGAAGAAGAATATACTGAGTGAACAAACCGTACAATTAACACCATAGTGTAAATGACAACGGAATTGATAACATGGAACAATATAGTGAGAGAATCTAGCACACATTATAACCAAAAATAACTATAATCTtctctttatattataataacGAAATTAAAAAAGGATCATCTAAAATTTAAAACATTAATTCTAGCTTTCAATTATCATTAACATCCATAATCTAGACTACCCAAATTTTCTAATCAacattatgacctcataatcaccTTGAATAGTTGTTTGATGACTAAATTACCCTTCTAATTAAGGGGAATAATGCTAAAAAAAAATAGGGGTTGTCCATTTATTTCCCTCCCATTTGAAATCACACCCAAACCTCCCATTTGAAATCACACCCAAAATAAAACCTGTTTCCTCTCATTCGGGGTTCTGGAAAATTGTTTTCATCATCAAACCTACATCCAATCCGTATAACCTAAAAGCACAAGAACTACATATGCTTTGATGTTGATTGAACAATTGGAGATTCGGATTTCATTCTATCAAAACATTTCGAAATAACCCTAATTTTACCCCCATCGATTAAATTGTTTCATCTTCTCAAGATCGATTAAATTCGAATACCCATGTCGATTCCATTATCAGGCACTTTTAGAACCCTAAGTTTACCCCATCGATACATATTTAATTCAATATGTGAATTGTAAATGAATAAGAGAATTACTTAATAGGAGATGTATGTGCCTTCGTTTTGGTTAATACTCATTGTAATTGAATTTTGGGATATCATTAAATAGATACATGTCaacacttttgctttttggttataaACAACCTCACTATAAAGAACCTATTGGTATTACAGGTATATGTATTTTTTGTTTTGGGGTTTGCAAAATATTGGTCATGCTCTAGTTAACTTGGGGGTTTGGGAATAGTTTATATTGGCATTATTAGTTTTATCATGCATTCGAGGTGTATTAAAGTATAGTATATGGTGCTTTGTGTGCAGACACGAGAAAGTAAGAAGCATAAATATATGAAGGCTGTGAAGTATTGTTACATGCACCTTCCTTAGGTTAAAGGTACCTTATGGTATGGCCAATAAGTAATAACCGTATTGCTCCTTTACTTGAATAATTCAAATTGTGGTGAGTAGCCCCCAAAGAACCACAATGGAGGGGTCACAATGGAATAGGGTCATGATAGGTTGATGGCATGATATGGCTTTGGGTCACTTCGTGATCCTGGATTTCATATCACCTTCTTTAAATGGCTAAAAAAAGGGATAAATCTAGATCATAATGACAAAATTTAAACCAAAAATAAACCCATATACCGAAATAAACCCATATATTCGTATCACCTTATTTAAATGGCTAAAAAcggataaatttatattataatgacaAAATTTAAACCAAAATAAACCCATATATTATCCTAAAATAGTACCAGATCTTGAGTTTCGTATCACGCTATTTAAATGGCTCCACCATATATTATCCTAAAATAGTACCTGATCCTAGGTTTTGTATCACGCTATTTAAATGGTTCTACCTTCGACATTCTATTCACATTCAAAAAACTACTCATTTAAAAGTAACCACTAATCCTATAATCAATGGCTAATGTTGAAGGAATCATTCCACTTTTATCAACTTACCAAGGCAAATGAAGACTTTAAGTTTAGAGTCAAGGTACACATCGTATGGAAAAAGTTCTCTAAATTCAATGCATCTAAACCAACTTCCCTAGAGATGGTTTTGGTCGATCAGCAGGTACTTAAAAAATTGATCTTACATTCATATATACCAGTACATATCACAATATACCTTATAACTTTTTTATTATAAATTGATGTTATATTCATATACAACAGTAGATATCACAATATACcatataactctttcattataaTTTATTGTCAATGTAGGGTAACAAGATTAGGGGTGCAATGGAGAATGATGTTATTGGTTATTTTGAAGCCATGTTTAAGGAAGGGCGTTTTCTATATCTCTCTAGGTTCACAGTCATCGACTCAAAGATAACTATATCAAGTTTATCAATAATAAGATTATCATCTATAAAATCTGTAAGGTGCAAAAGTGTCCTGAATTTGAAATTCAAACTAACATTTTTCGAGTAGTAACTTATGATCAGGTTAATCATAAACTGTTACGCCCTGATGAAATATTCAGTAAATTACTATTGGTAAATTACTattgattataacaattaaacaatatatatatatatatatatatatatatatatatatatatatatatatatatatatatatatatatatatatatatatatatatatatatatatatatcttttatattcaATAACATACATTGTTTATTGATTTTGATGTGTCAGGGAGGGTTGTAAATGTGATAAGGTATAGAACAATCAAAGATAAATATGGGTCGAGGAAGATTTGGAATTTAAGTTGCAGAATCACAGGTAACAGTAACAAAGACAATTACATTGTGTCAAAAAAGTTGTTTCTTCATTTCACATCTAAAATATACATTATTTTACTTATCGCGAATAAGTAAATTCATTTAAAGCTATATAGTGATGAGTTTATACGATGTGCGTTATGGGGAGAACACACCATCAGATTAGTTGAAATGGAAAAAAAATTCCACTTGGATGACAATCCAATTGTAGCTTTGATTCATAACTGCAACCTCAAAGATTGGGACAGTAATAATTAATTATTTGTATACAACCTTATACATTTACTTTCACTATGTTTATGCAATGTCTAATACACTTATGGATTATTTTAGCCGGCCTACAAGTCAATAACATATTCTTTGGTACACGATTGTATCTTAATGAGACTGTCCCTCCCTTTTCAGTTTACAACTCCCTGTAAGTATTTTTCATAGTTAATAAATTGCTTATTACATATAAGGACTGTCACATTCTTCAATCATCAATCATATGCATAATACAAAGACTCTATTAATGTTTGAAAATTTTTAAAGCTTGGAGAATAATCCAGACAGGGCTGAGCTTAGTCAAATTCCCACTATggattcaaactttgaagaagatgaGTTTTCAGTTCTTGCAAGATTTGAAACAACTGCACCAACTTGGATTTTTGAGACTGTTAACTTACCAAAGGTTAATATCAATCTATTTTTTGTTGTACACCACTTCAACAAATAATATAAGACAATACAAATTAAG
This genomic interval carries:
- the LOC139897594 gene encoding uncharacterized protein; its protein translation is MRKGFKNICTGDTSTSILNQQNSSESVNFVDPTEYHHNQPTLEEMIMQLDMEEKMAARSSVDHVQHRMSCVNSSDILRSARNALNQYPRFSLDGKDSMYRSSFRNFDHVNTSIRNRSSMDVSRRRCLPAKIAGERVIWCKPSIVGKLMGLEAMPIPVRLKHKMSASVFRKQNLKRSSERYEMGRRKVDKVGSCSRPTTGYSMMKPVSVEIEAESNEVGWPVRRYL
- the LOC139897595 gene encoding uncharacterized protein At2g33490-like isoform X2; the encoded protein is MKSPLKKLRGGLHMMTRLNLHHHHNTPVNQLDELSQASQDLLDMKDCYDSLLSSAAATTNSAYEFSESLREMGDCLLEKTSLNDDEDTGRALLMLGKVQFQIQKLVDSYRSHISQTITVPSESLLNELRIVEDMKKQCDDKRMLYDEMKLRHKDRKWLGSNKGDRVSSNQVRAAHEAFEDDATLFVFRMKSLKGGQSRSLLTQAARHHAAQMCFFRKALNALETIEPHVQSVAKSQHIDYQFSGLEDDDRDSVFLTDEEDEEDESDDEFVNGELSFDYQRNNPKIPVSSSEHSIELNSADLTFPQVAPINSVKPRKPLWNSSTYNISANVGSKSAPLSSAPKLEHLRQSSVRKLNTYVLPTPLETTPRFQTQTSSTNMWHSSPLEREKYDEKGRLSGLNTLNESNNKSKPIPLPSPIKHATDPWSSFGTKNVKRYAFSGPVGTSPNLHQSSSSVQSASFVSSPKISELHELPRPPPNYVKKPNLKAGFSAPLVTFKDSDGTIKSPKFPVRARPITHIEYQNLKASVSPQRF
- the LOC139897595 gene encoding uncharacterized protein At2g33490-like isoform X1; its protein translation is MKSPLKKLRGGLHMMTRLNLHHHHNTPVNQLDELSQASQDLLDMKDCYDSLLSSAAATTNSAYEFSESLREMGDCLLEKTSLNDDEDTGRALLMLGKVQFQIQKLVDSYRSHISQTITVPSESLLNELRIVEDMKKQCDDKRMLYDEMKLRHKDRKWLGSNKGDRVSSNQVRAAHEAFEDDATLFVFRMKSLKGGQSRSLLTQAARHHAAQMCFFRKALNALETIEPHVQSVAKSQHIDYQFSGLEDDDRDSVFLTDEEDEEDESDDEFVNGELSFDYQRNNPKIPVSSSEHSIELNSADLTFPQVAPINSVKQPRKPLWNSSTYNISANVGSKSAPLSSAPKLEHLRQSSVRKLNTYVLPTPLETTPRFQTQTSSTNMWHSSPLEREKYDEKGRLSGLNTLNESNNKSKPIPLPSPIKHATDPWSSFGTKNVKRYAFSGPVGTSPNLHQSSSSVQSASFVSSPKISELHELPRPPPNYVKKPNLKAGFSAPLVTFKDSDGTIKSPKFPVRARPITHIEYQNLKASVSPQRF
- the LOC139897595 gene encoding uncharacterized protein At2g33490-like isoform X3; the protein is MLGKVQFQIQKLVDSYRSHISQTITVPSESLLNELRIVEDMKKQCDDKRMLYDEMKLRHKDRKWLGSNKGDRVSSNQVRAAHEAFEDDATLFVFRMKSLKGGQSRSLLTQAARHHAAQMCFFRKALNALETIEPHVQSVAKSQHIDYQFSGLEDDDRDSVFLTDEEDEEDESDDEFVNGELSFDYQRNNPKIPVSSSEHSIELNSADLTFPQVAPINSVKQPRKPLWNSSTYNISANVGSKSAPLSSAPKLEHLRQSSVRKLNTYVLPTPLETTPRFQTQTSSTNMWHSSPLEREKYDEKGRLSGLNTLNESNNKSKPIPLPSPIKHATDPWSSFGTKNVKRYAFSGPVGTSPNLHQSSSSVQSASFVSSPKISELHELPRPPPNYVKKPNLKAGFSAPLVTFKDSDGTIKSPKFPVRARPITHIEYQNLKASVSPQRF